In a genomic window of Deltaproteobacteria bacterium:
- the miaB gene encoding tRNA (N6-isopentenyl adenosine(37)-C2)-methylthiotransferase MiaB yields MEPKRIYLETFGCQMNEHDSEKILEILSPLGYRRTVHVHEADLILINTCTVREKPEHKVYSTLGRLRRLKQNKRGLVIGVGGCLAQQEGARLLERVPHLDLVFGPHNLSMLPSLLEDVRKRGSRRCETGFRECASSMEVVPLLEVKVRAYVTIMEGCNNFCSYCIVPMVRGPERSRSMAGILNEVRILAGKGVKEVILLGQNVNSYGKGLKEEASFPALLREIDRIGGIERIRFTTSHPKDLSPELVRCFQDLPKLCEHIHLPFQSGSDRILKRMNRSYTREDYLEKVERLREVCPTIAITADALVGFPGESDRDFADTMDLIRRVQFDGLFSFRYSRRRGTAAADYPDQVPEQIKRERLRILQEVQRAVTRRKNQEAEGRVEMVLVEGRSHKDPGEMTGRTRSNRIVNFPAGTDLVGKEVPVRIEKGLANSLRGVLLDDKV; encoded by the coding sequence GTGGAGCCGAAAAGGATCTATCTGGAGACTTTCGGCTGTCAGATGAACGAGCACGACTCCGAGAAGATCCTCGAGATTCTGAGTCCCCTGGGATACCGGCGGACCGTTCATGTCCATGAGGCCGACCTGATCCTCATCAACACCTGCACCGTTCGGGAGAAGCCGGAGCACAAGGTTTACAGCACCCTGGGACGACTGAGGAGATTGAAGCAGAACAAGAGGGGACTGGTTATCGGGGTGGGAGGCTGTCTCGCCCAGCAGGAGGGGGCGAGGCTGCTCGAGAGGGTTCCCCATCTCGACCTGGTCTTCGGACCGCATAATCTCAGTATGCTCCCCAGTCTGCTCGAGGACGTCCGGAAAAGGGGCAGCCGGCGGTGCGAGACCGGATTCCGCGAATGTGCTTCCTCCATGGAGGTGGTCCCTCTTCTTGAGGTGAAGGTACGGGCCTATGTGACCATCATGGAGGGGTGCAACAACTTCTGCTCTTACTGTATTGTTCCCATGGTCAGGGGGCCTGAGAGAAGCCGTTCCATGGCCGGGATCCTGAACGAGGTGAGAATCCTTGCCGGAAAAGGCGTGAAGGAGGTCATCCTTCTCGGGCAGAATGTGAACTCTTACGGGAAAGGCTTGAAAGAAGAGGCGAGTTTTCCGGCCCTTTTGAGAGAGATAGACCGGATCGGAGGGATAGAGCGAATCCGCTTCACCACATCCCATCCGAAGGACCTCTCGCCGGAGCTCGTCAGGTGTTTTCAGGATCTTCCAAAGCTCTGCGAGCATATCCATCTGCCCTTCCAGTCCGGGTCGGATCGAATCCTGAAGAGGATGAACAGGTCTTACACCCGCGAGGACTACCTTGAGAAGGTGGAGAGGCTTCGAGAGGTGTGCCCGACGATTGCCATTACAGCGGACGCCCTGGTGGGATTCCCAGGCGAATCCGACAGGGATTTTGCGGATACCATGGATCTGATAAGAAGGGTCCAGTTCGACGGTCTCTTCTCCTTTCGCTATTCGAGGAGGAGAGGAACCGCTGCGGCCGACTATCCGGATCAGGTGCCCGAACAGATCAAGAGGGAACGGCTCAGGATCCTTCAGGAGGTCCAGAGGGCGGTCACCCGGAGGAAAAACCAAGAGGCAGAGGGAAGAGTAGAGATGGTCCTGGTGGAAGGCAGGAGCCACAAGGATCCGGGTGAGATGACCGGCAGGACCCGGTCCAACCGCATTGTCAACTTCCCTGCAGGAACGGATCTTGTAGGCAAGGAGGTCCCCGTCCGCATCGAAAAGGGGCTCGCCAATTCTCTGCGAGGCGTCCTCCT
- the surE gene encoding 5'/3'-nucleotidase SurE, which translates to MKILVTNDDGIHSEGLHLLVEALREVGEVIVVAPERERSSVAHALTMDRPLRINKVGDDTYTVDGTPVDCVILGTHMLRPERPAIIASGINKGGNMGEDILYSGTVSAALEGTIMGIPSFAVSTVSREDFKFRGAAEFAVRVARFILRNGLPRRMLLNVNVPNLDPEYVRSYRITRQGKRIYGDVVCESNDPRGRRCYWIGSNELRFEREEGTDFEAVSQGYVSVTPLHPNLTCSSCLREMKSWEI; encoded by the coding sequence ATGAAGATACTTGTAACGAATGATGACGGTATCCATTCTGAGGGGCTCCATCTTTTGGTGGAAGCACTGAGAGAGGTGGGTGAGGTAATCGTTGTCGCTCCGGAAAGAGAGCGGAGCAGCGTGGCCCATGCTCTGACCATGGACAGGCCCCTTAGAATCAACAAGGTCGGGGACGATACCTATACGGTCGACGGCACTCCTGTGGATTGCGTGATACTGGGGACCCATATGCTGCGGCCGGAGCGCCCTGCAATCATCGCCTCTGGGATCAACAAAGGGGGGAACATGGGGGAGGACATCCTCTATTCGGGCACCGTCTCTGCTGCCCTGGAGGGGACGATCATGGGCATCCCGTCTTTTGCGGTATCGACTGTCTCGCGGGAGGATTTCAAGTTCAGGGGGGCTGCAGAGTTCGCCGTCCGAGTGGCCAGATTCATTCTGAGAAATGGACTGCCCCGGAGAATGCTGCTGAACGTCAACGTCCCGAATTTGGATCCAGAATATGTCCGGTCTTACAGGATTACCCGCCAGGGAAAGAGGATCTACGGGGATGTGGTCTGCGAGAGCAACGACCCCAGGGGCCGGAGGTGCTACTGGATCGGAAGCAACGAGTTGAGATTCGAAAGGGAAGAGGGGACCGATTTTGAGGCGGTTTCCCAGGGGTATGTCTCTGTGACCCCTCTTCATCCGAATCTTACCTGTTCTTCCTGCCTGAGAGAGATGAAATCCTGGGAGATATGA